One region of Camelina sativa cultivar DH55 chromosome 6, Cs, whole genome shotgun sequence genomic DNA includes:
- the LOC104790732 gene encoding uncharacterized protein LOC104790732, translating into MEVELGRPPTIPEVFLRTHTKKDGTFVDKKAQAVHEAYKKRREAKLAAQDNDESSDGTSRRSELSHEEDDELFLQSTYINDRGTYFGVGSLGSYINGKRKYPGSSSTFTTLQQQLEDANRKIEEQAALQAERDAEASRVAAEALRVASEQQEEISRLASFLKTNPNYVTFLESQTNDLNPADFQS; encoded by the exons atg GAAGTAGAATTGGGAAGACCGCcaactattcctgaagtttttctcaggactcataccaaaaaagatggtacttttgtggataagaaagcgcaagcagttcatgaggcatataagaaaagaagggaagctAAGTTGGCTGCTCAGGATAATGATGAGTCTTCAGATGGTACTTCACGTCGATCAGAGCTATCTcatgaggaggatgatgagctctttcttcag TCTACTTACATAAATgatagaggaacatactttggagttggaagcctaggaAGTTACATCAACGGGAAGCGGAAGTACCCTGGAAGCTCTTCTACTTTCACAACCCTACAACAACAGCTTGAAGACGCTAATCGCAAGATAGAGGAACAAGCAGCTCTACAAGCAGAGCGTGACGCAGAGGCTTCACGGGTTGCAGCTGAGGCTTTGCGGGTTGCATCTGAGCAACAAGAAGAGATCTCACGCTTGGCGAGCTTCCTCAAGACTAACCCAAACTATGTCACCTTCCTTgagtctcaaaccaatgaccTAAACCCTGCTGATTTTCAAAGTTAG